DNA from Chitinophagales bacterium:
TCACAATACTATAATGCAAAAATGAAGTAAATATTTTACACCTAAGTTTAAATGAAACCATCATACACAAAACTCCATATAGTTTTCTTTAGTGATTACTTTGGTTTCTCCGATGGGATAGGCATTGGTAAACGTCTTAGAGAAACGTGCCTTTTGCATCGAACTCCACTTAAATTCATAGGCATTGAGTAACCCATTTTGTTCTTCGACATAGTCTATTTCTTGTTGGTCTTTCGTGCGCCAGAAATATTTATTCAAATAATTTTTCGTATAATGATTGTACTTCATTCGCTCCATGACGATAAAATTTTCCCAAAGCTTCCCTATATCTTGTCTTCCTTCTAATATTTGAAAATTAGAAATAAGCGCATTGCGAACACCATTATCATAGAAATAAATTTTCTTCGAAAGTTTTAATTCATTTCTCAAGTTTCTATTCAAAGAATTCAATCGGAAAATAACAAATGATTTTTCTAATAAATTTATGTAAGATTCGACAGTTTTACTATCAAGACCTACCAAATTTCCTAGCTCATTGTATGACACTTCTGCTCCGATTTGAAATGCGAGGGCTTGGAGTAAAGTCACTAATTTCTCCGGCTTCTTGATGCTATCTAGCATTAGAATATCTCTAAACAAATAGCTATCCGCTAATAATTTGAGCATTTCTTTTTCATTGCCCTGTTTTGTCACAATCTCTGGATACATGCCATAAACGAGTCTATTGGATAGCATCCGCTGCTCCTCTATCTCACTGGTATGCGCCACCATCTCTGAGGTAGAGAGTGGGAATAAATACATTTCTATTTTTCTACCCGTTAAGGGCTCGCTCGTTTTATTATTTAATTCAAAGGCAGAAGAACCTGTAACAATTAATTGTACATCTGGATAGGTATCATAAAGCAATTTCAATCCAATACCAATATTTTCAATTTTCTGAGCCTCGTCGATCACCACGAGTTTGCTATTTCCTATTAAGGACTTGAGTGATGTGGAGCTAGGTTTTTTAAATCGCTCGTGGATATCATATTCATCTCCATTGAGCCATAAGCTATTTTTTGTTTTGCTCACTAGGTCTTTCAACAAAGTCGTTTTACCTGTTTGCCGAGCACCTAAAAGCATAATGACTTTTCGTTTATACAAACTATCATTTAATTGTTTGACGGCATTTCTTTCAACCATAACTAAATTTCAATATGTAAAAATACATACTTTTTCGATTGTATTCCGAAATAGTTGACTCTTTTTTGGATTACAATCGAAAAAAGAACGAAAACCAAAACCTTGGAGGGAAAATAAAGCTATATAAATAAATGAATATCAATATTCAATATCATTTTATCCAACTTTTTGGATTATATTCCGAAATAGTTGATACTTTTTTAGATTACATTCCAAAAAAGTAAGAGATAAATATCTTGGAGGAAAAATAAAGTTACATATTTAATTGAATACCAATAGTTAATATCATATAATCCGACTTTTTGGATTATATTCCGAAATAGTTGACTCTTTTTTGGATTACATTCTAAAAAAGACGAACATAAATATTCCTCAAATCAGATTACAATCTCCCAAACATCTCCTTGACATATTTCATAGGGGGTGCTCCGAAGCTGAGTAATCTATCATTAAACGCTTTAAGATTGAATTGAGCGCCCATTTGTTTTTTAACTTCTTCTCGGAAAGTATATATTTCATTGAAGCCTGTAAAGTAAGAACATAGCTGTACCTGAGTCAGCTTGGCTCGTCTCCACTTACCTTCTGCCTCAGATTTTTCTTGAAAAGCCTCCACTTGCATCAGATGCATAGCTTGCTCTTCGGTCATTTCCTTAGTATGAATACTAATATCCAAAATAGTATTGCAGACCCCGCGCAAGTGAAACTTATAATACATCAACCACATTTCATCGGACATTTCGGTTTGATTGATACTTGTATTTTTATCCCATCCTTCTTCCATCATTAGGCGTTCGGCATAGAGCGCCCAACCTTCTATGAATGCCCCATTCTGCAAAAGATTTTGAATAATCGACGGTGATTTATTCGCATGAATTAGTTGTACATAATGACCTGGAATAGCTTCGTGAATATTTAAAATTTGAAGGGTGAACTGATTGTATTCTCTTAAGAAACTTTCTGCTGCTTCCGGTGAATAAAATGCTAAACTGCCTACATTATAATAGGTATTTGCGTTTTTAGCATAAGGACCAGGGCTCGATATACTAGCACCTGCTACACCCGCCATCCAAGCTGGTTCTTTACGCACGACCAATGGCTTAGAGGCATCCATAGTTACTAAATCTTTCTCTACTATAAATTGATTTAAGATAGGGATTTGACGCTCTATTTCCCTTTGAAAATCTTCCCGCTTTACATGCTGGAGTGCGACCTTGTCGATTACCATCTTGATGCGTTTTAATGAATCTGCTTCTAATGGGGTATTAGGTAAATACTTATCCCATAAACGGGTGGCGATAGCAAACATTTCCGTCTGCAAGGACTCTTTTCTCTGACTAGCTATTTGAAACATTTCATCGGATGAGAAAGAAGAAGCTATGTCCAAATTGAACTTTTTTTCATACAATTTTTTACCTAATCGAAAACTTTTAGCTTTGCGTTTACCAGACTCCATTTCAGACTTTAGATTTTCCAAATGGGAGATAAAACCTTGTATCGCTTTTGAGGCTATTCCTAAAAAGGTAGTATCTGCATTTTTTCGGTTATAAAATTCACGAATTTCTCCATACTGAAGCATATCTATCGTACCTGTCAGCTGCTGAATAGCCAACGAGGTATGTTCTAAGGTCGGTTCTGTTAAATTTCTTTTCGCTGCCTCGAAATAAGCTGGAGTTTTAGCTAAAAATTTATCTAAATTGCCAATGATCGCATTGGAGTCTTCTTTGTTTTGTGTAATTTCAAAAAGAGTTCCTCCAAAATTGTATTGAGAGGCGTCCCAAGTATAGGATTTATATTCATTGATAGCATAATCCGTGCCTTCTAGCATATTTTTTATCAGTAAATAATCTGTTTTATTCATAGGAGACAAAGAATCATAAATAAAATCCTTTAATGAATCTAAGTAGCGCGCTGCAAAAGCTAAATCTGATTTTCTATTAGCCTCATCTGGAATTGGTAACACACTATCATATTTGTGATAACCCACACCCTTTGCCCAATTGGGATATTGCTTCCACATATCATCGACCATGCGCAGTTTGAAGGATTCGAATTCCGAATTTCCTTTCTTAGATTGCTGACAAGAGGATAGCGAAACAAGTAATATAAGAAGGAGGGCTGAATAAAATGATTTTATCATAAGAATAAATTAGAAAGTAAAAATAATTCTTAATTGAAAATATTTAACCATAATAATTTATTTAGCCACAAAGGCACTAAGTCACAAAGAAAATTATACTGAAAAATATTTGTCTTTATTCATAAATTTGATGATTTTGTTGGAATTCATATTTGCTTCGCAGGAGTGACAAAAAAAGAACAATTTCAAACTAATTACTTTAAATTTGAATTAGAAACTTTCTTTATGAATCGACGTCAATTAGTCAAAACGTTATCTTTATCAGGTATGACATTTTCATTTTTCAAAACGGGCTGGGCTAGTAATTTAAAAACGACCAGTAAGCCTATAGTATTGAGCACTTGGTACAATCAGCGAGAAGCTAATATCGATGCTTGGTCAATTCTTTCGAAAAATGGAAACGCACTCGATGCTGTCGAAAAAGGTGTAATGAATGCAGAAAATGACATGAACAACTGCTGCGTAGGTCTGGGAGGCAATCCTGATAGGACAGGTATCGTGACACTAGATGCTTGTATCATGAATGAAAAATTTGAAATTGGCGCAGTAGGTGCCTTAGAGAGAATCAAACATCCTATTTCCGTGGCGCGCGCTGTGATGGAAAAATCTCCTCATGTGATGTTGGTAGGAGTAGGGGCTCAAGAATTTGCCTTGTCTCAAGGTTTTTCGTTAGAAGATGGTAAACTGAGTGACCATGCTGCTAAGGCTTTTGAGGATTGGGAAAAACGAAATGCGTTTGACCATAAAAATATAGAAAACAAGAAAGTGGAGTTTATCACCAAGCCAGATAGAGAACAAGAGAAACGTAAAACTATGAAAGCCGATGAGTTCAATCACGACACCATAGGGATGATAGCTATGGATGGTTATGGGAACTTGAGTGGTGCATGCACCACCAGTGGTATGGGATTTAAAATGCGTGGACGACTAGGTGATTCTCCTATAATAGGTGCTGGTCTATATGTAGATAATGAAGTAGGAGCTGCTACCGCAACAGGTCATGGAGAGGAAGTGATACGTATCTGCGGCAGTCACTTAGTAGTAGAATTTATGCGCCAAGGCTTGAGTCCAGAACTTGCCTGTAAAAAAGCTGTTGAACGAATCCTTAAACGTACTCCAAGAAAACTAGAGGACTTACAAATAGGTTTCATCGCACTCAATAAACATGGAGAGTTTGGAGCTTATGCCTTACAGAAAGGATTTGACTTTGCTGTGAAGTCGGAGGAATTAGATAATACGAAGTTTGATAGTAAGTTTTTGATTTAAATAATTTTAATTGAAATGAAATTTATATAGTTCGTGATGACACGAACTTTGACAAAAGAGAGAAAAAAAATAAATATCATAAGAAACTAAATACTTATCTTTGGCGTTAGTAACGTACAAGATATGATAATTTCATTTGGAAATAAGGAGACTGAAAAAATCTGGAATGGTTTAGTATCAAAGAAACTACCAATAGAAATTCAAGAAATCGCTAGAAGAAAATTAAGAATGATAAACAACTCAATAGATATAAATGATTTAAAAATTCCTCCAGCGAACAAGCTAGAAAAGCTAAAAGGCAGTTGGAAAGATTATTATAGTATAAGGATAAACAATCAATGGAGAATTATCTTTAAATGGACGAATGGAAATGCAAGTGAAGTTGAAATTATAGATTACCATTAAAATAAATTGAATATGAAAAAGTTACGAAACATAAGTCCAGGCGAGATATTATTAAAAGAATTTTTAATTCCTATGGAAATTTCGCAGTATAGATTATCCAAAGATTTATCCATACCACAAACTAGAGTCTCTGAAATTGTCAAAGGGAATAGGCGTATTACAGCGGATACCGCACTTCGATTGAGTGCATACTTTGGAAACTCCGCAAAATTTTGGTTAGGCATACAAGACGACTATGATATAGAGAATGAGCTTACAGAAAAGTCAGTTGAGTTGAGAAAAATACAACAAGTTAGTAAAGAAAAAAATGTGGCATAGTTTAGGAGGGTTCGTGGGGACACGAATCTTGGCGAAGAAAAACTAGAAAATTTACAAATAGGTTTCATCGCTCTCAATAAATACGGAGAGTTTGGGTCTTATGCCTTACAGAAAGGATTTGACTTTGCTGTGGAGTCTGTGGAATTTGTTGATTCAAAGTTTGACAGTAAGTTTTTGATTTAAAAAAAATTATATGAATATAGCTCCTAAATTAAATAAGTTGTTTTTAATAATCTTCATAAATCAACTATTTCTAAACCCAATAAGAGCCCAATTCACTTTAGTCGGAAAAGTTAGCGACGCTAATGGAAATCCAATACCATTTGCCATAGTTTGGGACTCGATAGCTAAATCAGGCACCAAGTGTAACTCTTCTGGATTTTTTGAATTAAAAAAAACCAATTTGAATAATGTACTAAGAATAAGTTCAGTTGGCAAACCAATAACAAAAGTTGTTGTTAAAAATCAAGATTCATTGTTCATAGTAATGATAGATGACACAAGTAAAAAAAATAAACGAGATATAGTAATAAAAAAACCAGTAATATATTTATATCCAGAAAAAGAAACTGAGGTCAATTTAAAAATAGAATTTGAAGGCAAGTTTAATTTTACCTACCCAGCATATGAAAATGGCTGGGTCGTCAATGCTTCTCCAAATGGAAAACTCATTAATAAAAAGGACAATAAAACTTACTAGTATCTATTTTGGGATGGAGAAATAAAATATCCAACTAACCCATCCATTTATGAAAGCGGCTTCGTAATACATAGAGATTCGACGGTTTCCTTTCTACAAAATGTGCTAATCAAATATGGATTAAACGAATATGAAGCTAATGAATTTATAGTATTCTGGACTCCTTGTCTAATAAAAAATGAATGGAATTTCATTCATTTTCGAACAGGAAAAGAATATGAAACCATATCCAAAAATATGGTAGTTCCGAAACCAGATGTTGAAATCAGGGTTTTTATGGATTTTATGAAAATTGA
Protein-coding regions in this window:
- a CDS encoding N(4)-(beta-N-acetylglucosaminyl)-L-asparaginase, coding for MNRRQLVKTLSLSGMTFSFFKTGWASNLKTTSKPIVLSTWYNQREANIDAWSILSKNGNALDAVEKGVMNAENDMNNCCVGLGGNPDRTGIVTLDACIMNEKFEIGAVGALERIKHPISVARAVMEKSPHVMLVGVGAQEFALSQGFSLEDGKLSDHAAKAFEDWEKRNAFDHKNIENKKVEFITKPDREQEKRKTMKADEFNHDTIGMIAMDGYGNLSGACTTSGMGFKMRGRLGDSPIIGAGLYVDNEVGAATATGHGEEVIRICGSHLVVEFMRQGLSPELACKKAVERILKRTPRKLEDLQIGFIALNKHGEFGAYALQKGFDFAVKSEELDNTKFDSKFLI
- a CDS encoding ATP-binding protein; protein product: MVERNAVKQLNDSLYKRKVIMLLGARQTGKTTLLKDLVSKTKNSLWLNGDEYDIHERFKKPSSTSLKSLIGNSKLVVIDEAQKIENIGIGLKLLYDTYPDVQLIVTGSSAFELNNKTSEPLTGRKIEMYLFPLSTSEMVAHTSEIEEQRMLSNRLVYGMYPEIVTKQGNEKEMLKLLADSYLFRDILMLDSIKKPEKLVTLLQALAFQIGAEVSYNELGNLVGLDSKTVESYINLLEKSFVIFRLNSLNRNLRNELKLSKKIYFYDNGVRNALISNFQILEGRQDIGKLWENFIVMERMKYNHYTKNYLNKYFWRTKDQQEIDYVEEQNGLLNAYEFKWSSMQKARFSKTFTNAYPIGETKVITKENYMEFCV
- a CDS encoding DUF885 domain-containing protein, with the translated sequence MIKSFYSALLLILLVSLSSCQQSKKGNSEFESFKLRMVDDMWKQYPNWAKGVGYHKYDSVLPIPDEANRKSDLAFAARYLDSLKDFIYDSLSPMNKTDYLLIKNMLEGTDYAINEYKSYTWDASQYNFGGTLFEITQNKEDSNAIIGNLDKFLAKTPAYFEAAKRNLTEPTLEHTSLAIQQLTGTIDMLQYGEIREFYNRKNADTTFLGIASKAIQGFISHLENLKSEMESGKRKAKSFRLGKKLYEKKFNLDIASSFSSDEMFQIASQRKESLQTEMFAIATRLWDKYLPNTPLEADSLKRIKMVIDKVALQHVKREDFQREIERQIPILNQFIVEKDLVTMDASKPLVVRKEPAWMAGVAGASISSPGPYAKNANTYYNVGSLAFYSPEAAESFLREYNQFTLQILNIHEAIPGHYVQLIHANKSPSIIQNLLQNGAFIEGWALYAERLMMEEGWDKNTSINQTEMSDEMWLMYYKFHLRGVCNTILDISIHTKEMTEEQAMHLMQVEAFQEKSEAEGKWRRAKLTQVQLCSYFTGFNEIYTFREEVKKQMGAQFNLKAFNDRLLSFGAPPMKYVKEMFGRL
- a CDS encoding HigA family addiction module antidote protein, with translation MKKLRNISPGEILLKEFLIPMEISQYRLSKDLSIPQTRVSEIVKGNRRITADTALRLSAYFGNSAKFWLGIQDDYDIENELTEKSVELRKIQQVSKEKNVA
- a CDS encoding type II toxin-antitoxin system RelE/ParE family toxin; the protein is MIISFGNKETEKIWNGLVSKKLPIEIQEIARRKLRMINNSIDINDLKIPPANKLEKLKGSWKDYYSIRINNQWRIIFKWTNGNASEVEIIDYH
- a CDS encoding carboxypeptidase-like regulatory domain-containing protein, giving the protein MNIAPKLNKLFLIIFINQLFLNPIRAQFTLVGKVSDANGNPIPFAIVWDSIAKSGTKCNSSGFFELKKTNLNNVLRISSVGKPITKVVVKNQDSLFIVMIDDTSKKNKRDIVIKKPVIYLYPEKETEVNLKIEFEGKFNFTYPAYENGWVVNASPNGKLINKKDNKTY